In the Anaerolineae bacterium genome, CCCACCTATCCCTGCGGCCAGAGAGATGCCACCGAAAGCTATCAGGATTGCAGGAACCAGGCTGGAGCCCTCACCTCCGGTAACAGGGAGTGTCGGAGGAGCAACCGTCTCTACCGGGTAATCGGGCTGGGTAGCTGGGTCAAAACGAGGCGCACCAACCACTTCATCTTTCTTAGTCCAGCCCATGATTCCGAACCTGAGGTTGATAG is a window encoding:
- a CDS encoding rhodanese-like domain-containing protein; protein product: WKPENLAKLPKDKKIVAYCYSGHTAGIVATVLNLLGYDAINLRFGIMGWTKKDEVVGAPRFDPATQPDYPVETVAPPTLPVTGGEGSSLVPAILIAFGGISLAAGIGGLFILRRRTR